A single window of Asticcacaulis sp. AND118 DNA harbors:
- a CDS encoding alpha/beta hydrolase: protein MTRIASLSSAAPLMAIPEYRPPEGGVGEWFRGAGGLRLRLGFWQPRGPARGTVFVSPGRAEPIEKYYEVVTDLLARRFCVVVHDWRGQGLSARLLPDRLKGHARSEDEFLDDYQRLLDGFEDRAPKPWVMLGHSMGAALNLSTLTRGEERFSAAVFINPMLRIKTGKHSLWSVMFQTDWKVKHGQGSDYVPELFDDPFEHTFEEDALTHDAARYNLWREQLFACPHLAVGTPTWGWLLFALRIGDTLLKDKGKVLKKVRTPVSIVMSGDDSLMMKQPTKAFAKKLLKGRCIEIAGADHEILMELDAYRRAFWAEFDETVEFNLPGEALPAAALSSIPYAALDEVPVVEVEVAEPVAPTATEVFDSHVPAETVVEDVVIAEPQEVETKEIERVVRPATAQSIYVSYELSDVPVYAPPLPPERLSVTDAARTARAEVEVADWEETEGETPSDAAKNM from the coding sequence GTGACCCGCATTGCCTCCCTGTCCTCTGCCGCGCCGCTGATGGCGATACCGGAATACCGGCCGCCCGAAGGCGGCGTGGGCGAATGGTTTCGCGGCGCCGGGGGCTTGCGTTTGCGGCTCGGTTTCTGGCAGCCTAGGGGGCCGGCGCGCGGCACGGTCTTCGTCAGCCCCGGCCGCGCCGAGCCGATCGAGAAATATTATGAGGTCGTCACCGACCTTCTGGCGCGGCGCTTCTGCGTGGTGGTCCACGACTGGCGCGGTCAGGGCCTGTCGGCGCGCCTGCTGCCCGACCGCCTGAAAGGCCATGCGCGTTCGGAAGACGAGTTCCTCGACGACTATCAGCGCCTGCTGGACGGGTTCGAGGACCGCGCGCCCAAGCCGTGGGTCATGCTCGGCCACTCGATGGGCGCGGCGCTCAACCTGTCGACCCTGACGCGCGGCGAGGAGCGGTTCAGCGCCGCCGTTTTCATCAACCCCATGCTGCGCATCAAGACGGGGAAACATTCCCTGTGGTCGGTGATGTTCCAGACCGACTGGAAGGTCAAGCACGGGCAGGGCAGCGACTATGTGCCCGAACTGTTCGACGATCCGTTCGAGCATACGTTCGAGGAAGACGCCCTGACCCACGATGCGGCGCGCTACAATCTGTGGCGCGAGCAACTGTTCGCCTGTCCGCATCTGGCGGTCGGCACCCCGACCTGGGGCTGGCTGCTGTTCGCGCTACGCATCGGCGACACCCTGCTCAAGGACAAGGGCAAGGTGCTGAAGAAGGTGCGCACGCCGGTTTCGATCGTGATGTCCGGCGACGACAGCCTGATGATGAAGCAGCCGACCAAGGCCTTCGCCAAGAAACTGCTCAAGGGGCGCTGCATCGAAATCGCCGGGGCCGACCACGAAATCCTGATGGAACTGGACGCTTACCGCCGCGCCTTCTGGGCCGAGTTCGACGAGACGGTCGAGTTCAACCTGCCGGGCGAGGCCCTGCCGGCGGCGGCGCTTTCGTCGATCCCCTATGCGGCTTTGGATGAGGTGCCGGTGGTCGAGGTCGAGGTGGCCGAGCCCGTCGCGCCGACCGCCACCGAGGTGTTCGATTCGCACGTGCCCGCCGAAACGGTCGTCGAAGACGTCGTCATCGCCGAGCCGCAAGAGGTGGAGACCAAAGAGATTGAAAGGGTCGTACGCCCGGCAACGGCGCAGTCGATCTACGTCTCCTACGAACTGAGCGACGTGCCGGTCTATGCGCCGCCGCTGCCGCCCGAACGCCTGTCTGTGACCGATGCGGCGCGCACCGCGCGGGCCGAGGTCGAGGTGGCGGATTGGGAAGAGACGGAGGGCGAAACGCCCTCCGACGCAGCAAAGAACATGTGA
- a CDS encoding class I SAM-dependent methyltransferase, with protein sequence MRQPSITSFDRRAVLRLGATSVLTLGLSSVLAACGRKSETAPDSGAAAEGSLPWAVGGKWRNDIDRQRDKYRHPIETLEFFEIKPRDTVIDMWPGAGYMTDILAPYLARGKGQYVAALIENEATAPEAATLTGEYRRRFTADTKLYGELAFSAFGPQTTALADAESADSLLFLLVLHDWMAAGLAEKAFADAFAALKPGGILGIEQHRADVGNAQDPAATNGYVQEPFVKQLAAEAGFEFLEASEINANPKDNKAHPFGVWTLPPYRLTSPRGEPPNPDFDGTLYESIGESDRMTLKFRKPA encoded by the coding sequence GTGCGTCAGCCTTCCATAACGAGTTTCGACCGGCGCGCGGTTCTGCGTCTGGGAGCCACGTCCGTTCTGACTCTCGGCCTGTCGTCCGTGCTGGCCGCCTGCGGGCGCAAGAGCGAGACGGCGCCGGACAGCGGCGCGGCTGCCGAGGGCTCCCTGCCGTGGGCCGTGGGCGGCAAATGGCGCAACGACATCGACCGTCAGCGCGACAAGTACCGCCACCCCATCGAGACGCTTGAATTTTTCGAGATCAAACCGCGCGACACCGTCATCGACATGTGGCCGGGCGCCGGTTACATGACCGACATCCTTGCGCCCTATCTGGCGCGCGGCAAGGGTCAGTACGTGGCGGCCCTGATCGAGAACGAGGCGACCGCGCCGGAAGCGGCGACCCTGACCGGCGAATACCGCCGCCGTTTCACCGCCGACACCAAGCTTTACGGCGAACTGGCGTTTTCCGCCTTCGGGCCGCAGACCACGGCGCTGGCCGATGCCGAAAGCGCGGACTCCCTCCTCTTTCTGCTGGTGCTGCACGACTGGATGGCGGCAGGGCTGGCGGAAAAGGCCTTTGCCGACGCCTTCGCGGCGCTCAAGCCCGGCGGCATACTGGGGATCGAACAGCATCGCGCCGATGTCGGCAATGCGCAGGACCCGGCGGCGACCAACGGCTATGTGCAGGAGCCTTTCGTCAAGCAACTGGCGGCGGAAGCCGGTTTCGAGTTCCTCGAAGCGTCCGAAATCAACGCCAACCCCAAGGATAACAAGGCGCATCCGTTCGGGGTGTGGACCCTGCCGCCCTATCGTCTGACCTCGCCGCGCGGCGAGCCGCCAAATCCCGATTTTGATGGTACACTGTATGAATCCATCGGCGAAAGCGATCGGATGACCCTCAAATTCCGCAAGCCAGCCTGA
- the bfr gene encoding bacterioferritin has translation MQGNPNIIKLLNAVLTNELTAINQYFLHARMLENWGLYHLGRIVYQESIEEMKHADLLIKRIFFLEGLPNLQDLHKLKIGETITECLTADLSVETRGHGILVAGIKQCEDVHDYVSRELLKQILSDTEHHIDWLETQLGLIKLLGEANYLQSAMKEIEGEG, from the coding sequence ATGCAGGGCAACCCGAATATCATAAAGCTTCTCAATGCCGTGCTTACCAACGAGCTGACGGCGATCAACCAGTATTTCCTGCACGCGCGTATGCTGGAAAACTGGGGCCTCTATCACCTGGGACGCATCGTCTATCAGGAATCGATCGAGGAGATGAAGCACGCCGACCTGCTGATCAAGCGTATCTTCTTCCTCGAAGGCCTGCCCAATCTCCAGGATCTGCACAAGCTGAAGATCGGTGAAACCATCACCGAATGCCTGACCGCCGACCTGTCGGTGGAAACCCGCGGCCACGGCATACTGGTCGCTGGCATCAAGCAGTGCGAGGACGTGCACGACTACGTCAGCCGCGAACTGCTCAAGCAGATCCTGTCGGACACCGAGCACCATATCGACTGGCTGGAAACGCAACTGGGCCTGATCAAGCTGCTGGGCGAAGCCAACTACCTGCAAAGCGCCATGAAGGAGATCGAAGGCGAGGGGTGA
- a CDS encoding bacterioferritin-associated ferredoxin — protein MYVCNCNAIRERDAQKAILSGATTVKAVFSHCQTQAQCAKCVCDIRQMIDEVSASVRLAAE, from the coding sequence GTGTACGTCTGCAATTGTAACGCAATACGCGAAAGAGACGCGCAAAAGGCCATTTTATCGGGGGCGACCACGGTAAAAGCCGTTTTCTCCCATTGCCAGACACAGGCCCAATGCGCCAAATGTGTGTGCGACATCCGGCAGATGATCGATGAGGTAAGCGCCAGCGTCCGTCTGGCGGCTGAGTAA
- a CDS encoding glycoside hydrolase family 3 N-terminal domain-containing protein has translation MTLQLNRRHFAAGVSATALAMSAASHAATDKPLYKDASASVEARTNDLLKRMTLEEKVAQMMCIWLQKGKIQTTKGDFDPKKASEAFPNGLGMIARPSDRRGVENTQANAGADVGVVNRNPLETALYINAAQKWAVEKTRLGIPMFMHEESLHGYVARDSTSFPQAIGLASSFDPELVEKVFAVCAKEMRARGANLALAPVVDVCREPRWGRVEETYGEDTHLMGVMGKAAVLGFSGSERKLAKDKVFATLKHMTGHGQPENGTNVGPAPISERTLREVFFPPFEKIVKETPIAAVMPSYNEIDGVPSHANKWLLDTVLRGEWGFKGVLVSDYFAIKEMISRHHLVPDMTEAAYRAIKAGVDIETPDGEAYPNLIKLVQSGRVSEAEIDAIVHRILELKFLGGLFENPYVDAKQADKLTATPDAIALAREAAVRSAVLLKNNGLLPLDGKKVGKLLLLGTHAKDTPIGGYSEIPRHVVSIHEGLEKEAKAQGFTLEYREAVRLTEKRDWAADEVTFVDPAVNAKLIAEAVEAAKSADTIVMVLGDNEQTSREAWADNHLGDRDSLDMVGQQNDLAAAIFALKKPTVVFLLNGRPLSINLLQDKADAIIEGWYMGQETGHAAADLLFGRANPGGKLPITFARNTGQLPVFYNHKPTARRGYLGGDTSPLYPFGFGLSYTTFDISAPRLSKATIAATESVTVSVDVTNTGKLKGDEVVQLYIRDDYSSVTRPVKELKGFKRVTLEPGAKTTVTLSLTPADLAFFDTDMKRVVEAGTFTLMVGPNSRDLKTTTLTVA, from the coding sequence ATGACCTTGCAACTGAACCGACGCCATTTCGCCGCCGGTGTGAGCGCTACCGCTCTGGCGATGTCGGCGGCGTCGCACGCCGCCACAGACAAGCCGCTGTATAAGGACGCCTCGGCCTCGGTCGAAGCCCGCACCAATGACCTGCTCAAGCGCATGACGCTGGAGGAGAAGGTCGCCCAGATGATGTGCATCTGGTTGCAGAAGGGCAAGATCCAGACGACGAAGGGCGATTTCGATCCCAAAAAGGCTTCGGAAGCCTTCCCGAACGGGCTGGGTATGATCGCGCGGCCCAGCGACCGTCGCGGCGTCGAAAACACGCAGGCCAATGCCGGCGCCGATGTCGGCGTCGTCAACCGTAATCCGCTGGAAACCGCTCTCTATATCAATGCGGCGCAGAAGTGGGCGGTCGAAAAGACCCGCCTCGGCATCCCCATGTTCATGCACGAGGAAAGCCTGCACGGCTACGTGGCGCGCGATTCCACCTCCTTCCCGCAGGCCATCGGTCTGGCGTCGAGCTTCGATCCGGAACTGGTCGAGAAGGTGTTTGCGGTCTGCGCGAAAGAAATGCGAGCCCGCGGCGCCAATCTGGCGCTGGCGCCGGTCGTCGATGTCTGCCGTGAACCGCGTTGGGGTCGCGTCGAGGAGACCTATGGCGAAGACACGCACCTGATGGGCGTCATGGGCAAGGCCGCAGTGCTGGGCTTTTCGGGCAGCGAGCGCAAGCTGGCCAAGGACAAGGTGTTCGCCACGCTCAAGCATATGACCGGTCACGGTCAGCCTGAAAACGGTACCAATGTCGGGCCGGCGCCGATTTCCGAGCGCACCCTGCGCGAAGTCTTCTTCCCGCCGTTCGAAAAGATTGTCAAGGAGACGCCGATCGCGGCGGTCATGCCCTCGTACAATGAAATCGACGGCGTGCCGTCCCACGCCAACAAATGGTTGCTCGACACCGTCCTGCGCGGCGAGTGGGGCTTCAAGGGCGTGCTGGTCTCCGACTATTTCGCCATCAAGGAAATGATCAGCCGTCACCATCTGGTGCCCGACATGACCGAGGCCGCTTACCGCGCCATCAAGGCCGGGGTGGATATCGAGACGCCGGACGGCGAGGCCTATCCCAACCTGATCAAGCTGGTGCAGTCGGGCCGCGTGTCAGAGGCCGAGATCGACGCCATCGTGCACCGTATTCTGGAGCTGAAATTCCTCGGCGGCCTGTTCGAAAACCCCTATGTCGACGCCAAGCAGGCCGACAAGCTCACGGCGACGCCGGACGCCATCGCTCTGGCGCGCGAGGCTGCCGTACGCTCGGCGGTGCTGCTCAAGAACAATGGCCTTCTGCCGCTGGATGGCAAAAAGGTCGGCAAGCTGCTGCTGCTCGGCACCCACGCCAAGGACACGCCGATCGGCGGCTATTCCGAAATCCCGCGCCACGTCGTGTCGATCCACGAGGGGCTGGAAAAGGAGGCCAAGGCGCAGGGCTTTACGCTTGAGTACCGTGAGGCCGTGCGCCTCACCGAGAAGCGCGACTGGGCGGCGGACGAGGTGACCTTTGTCGATCCGGCGGTCAACGCCAAACTGATCGCCGAAGCCGTCGAGGCGGCGAAATCCGCCGATACCATCGTCATGGTGCTGGGCGACAACGAACAGACCTCGCGCGAAGCCTGGGCCGACAACCACCTCGGCGACCGCGATTCGCTCGATATGGTGGGACAGCAGAACGATCTGGCGGCCGCCATCTTCGCGCTGAAAAAGCCGACCGTGGTCTTCCTGCTCAATGGCCGTCCGTTGTCGATCAACCTGTTGCAGGACAAGGCCGACGCCATCATCGAAGGCTGGTATATGGGGCAGGAGACGGGCCATGCCGCCGCCGACCTGCTGTTCGGCCGCGCCAATCCGGGCGGCAAGCTGCCCATTACCTTTGCGCGCAATACGGGGCAGTTGCCGGTCTTCTATAACCACAAGCCGACGGCGCGCCGCGGTTATCTCGGCGGGGACACGTCGCCGCTCTATCCGTTCGGTTTCGGTCTCAGCTACACCACCTTCGACATCTCCGCACCGCGCCTGTCGAAGGCGACCATCGCCGCCACCGAAAGCGTCACCGTTTCGGTCGATGTGACCAATACGGGCAAGCTCAAGGGTGACGAGGTGGTGCAGCTCTATATCCGCGACGACTATTCGTCGGTCACCCGTCCGGTGAAGGAACTGAAGGGCTTCAAGCGCGTGACGCTGGAGCCGGGCGCAAAGACGACCGTGACGCTGAGCCTTACCCCGGCGGATCTCGCCTTCTTCGACACTGACATGAAACGCGTCGTCGAAGCCGGCACCTTCACCCTGATGGTCGGGCCCAACAGCCGCGACCTGAAGACGACTACCCTGACCGTGGCGTGA
- a CDS encoding OmpW family protein: MKAMYVIGASLLAIGLASTASAQNFQSQDFKPKAKGQFIVAARVTSVAPDEKGDIKTAAGVDSGLDVKVNDDTIPSLGFTYFFTDHVAVEAILGTSKHEVRAVGGATDVQVHSTRVLPPVITAQYHFNPKGRVSPYVGAGVNAMIFYNDKDYNGFKVKLDDGLGYAVQAGVDIALKGNWALNADVKKVWFSTDANINEGALKSEVDLDPVVASVGLAYRF; the protein is encoded by the coding sequence ATGAAAGCTATGTATGTGATCGGCGCCAGTCTGCTGGCTATTGGTCTCGCCAGCACGGCCTCGGCCCAAAATTTTCAATCCCAGGACTTCAAGCCGAAAGCCAAGGGGCAGTTCATCGTCGCCGCCCGCGTGACCAGCGTCGCGCCGGACGAAAAAGGCGACATCAAAACCGCAGCAGGGGTCGATTCCGGTCTCGATGTGAAGGTCAATGACGACACCATCCCCAGCCTCGGCTTCACCTACTTCTTCACCGATCACGTGGCGGTCGAAGCCATCCTCGGCACGTCGAAGCACGAGGTGCGCGCTGTCGGCGGCGCGACCGACGTTCAGGTCCATTCGACGCGCGTCCTGCCGCCGGTGATCACGGCGCAGTATCACTTCAACCCGAAGGGTCGCGTCAGCCCCTATGTGGGGGCGGGGGTCAATGCCATGATCTTCTACAACGACAAGGACTATAACGGCTTCAAGGTGAAGCTGGACGACGGTCTGGGCTATGCGGTGCAGGCCGGGGTCGATATCGCCCTGAAAGGCAACTGGGCGCTCAATGCCGACGTCAAGAAGGTGTGGTTCAGCACCGATGCGAACATCAATGAAGGCGCGCTGAAGTCCGAGGTCGATCTCGACCCGGTCGTCGCTTCGGTCGGTTTGGCCTACCGCTTCTAG
- a CDS encoding rhodanese-like domain-containing protein, which yields MSVRNLTPAEVQTALDSGDIHLIDVRETYEYERVRVAGSVNQPLSTFHPADLPQDGKEIIFMCAGGVRSLRAIEAAQAFGIAVDAHLAPGINGWIAEGLPVEA from the coding sequence ATGTCCGTTCGTAACCTCACGCCCGCCGAAGTCCAGACCGCTCTCGACAGCGGCGACATCCATCTGATCGACGTGCGCGAGACCTACGAATATGAGCGTGTCCGCGTCGCCGGCAGCGTCAACCAGCCGCTGTCGACCTTCCATCCCGCGGACCTGCCGCAGGACGGGAAAGAGATCATCTTCATGTGCGCGGGCGGGGTGCGCTCGCTGCGCGCCATCGAAGCGGCGCAGGCGTTCGGCATCGCGGTCGACGCACATCTGGCCCCCGGCATCAATGGCTGGATCGCCGAAGGCCTGCCGGTAGAGGCTTAG
- a CDS encoding sulfate ABC transporter substrate-binding protein produces the protein MTTPVLDRRHLLTGATALTLLSACTPAPAARKPALELLNVSYDPTRELYDEYNALFAKHWREKTGQEVVIRQSHGGSGKQARAVIDGLEADVVTLALSQDIDTIAGKSGLLPSDWQGRLPHQSSPYTSIIVFLVRKGNPKGIRDWGDLIKPGVEVITPNPKTGGGARWNYLAGYAWALKTYGDEAKADDYIQQLYAHVPVLDTGARGSTTTFVQRGLGDVLLTWENEAWLALKELGAEDAFEIVTPPTSILAEPPVAWLDKVVAKKGTVEVARAYLEYLYSPEAQDVIGRHHYRPVDPVAAAKYAVQFPGVALSTIRDLGGWTAVQARHFDDGGVFDRVTRK, from the coding sequence ATGACGACACCTGTCCTTGACCGCCGCCATCTCCTGACGGGCGCAACCGCGCTGACCCTGCTGTCGGCCTGTACACCCGCGCCGGCGGCCAGGAAGCCGGCCCTTGAACTGCTCAACGTCTCCTACGACCCGACGCGGGAGTTGTACGACGAGTATAACGCCCTGTTCGCCAAACACTGGCGAGAGAAGACCGGGCAAGAGGTCGTGATCCGTCAGTCGCACGGCGGGTCCGGCAAGCAGGCGCGCGCGGTGATCGACGGGCTGGAGGCCGATGTGGTGACGCTGGCCTTGTCGCAGGACATAGACACCATCGCCGGGAAGAGTGGTTTACTTCCGTCCGACTGGCAGGGGCGATTGCCCCATCAGTCCTCGCCCTATACTTCGATCATCGTCTTTCTGGTGCGCAAGGGCAACCCCAAGGGCATCAGGGATTGGGGCGACCTGATCAAGCCGGGGGTCGAGGTGATCACGCCGAACCCCAAGACGGGCGGCGGGGCGCGCTGGAACTATCTGGCCGGCTATGCCTGGGCGCTGAAAACCTACGGGGACGAGGCGAAGGCCGACGACTATATCCAGCAACTCTACGCCCATGTGCCGGTGCTCGATACCGGGGCGCGCGGTTCGACCACGACCTTCGTGCAGCGGGGGCTGGGTGATGTGCTTCTCACCTGGGAGAACGAAGCCTGGCTGGCGCTGAAGGAACTGGGGGCGGAGGACGCTTTCGAGATCGTCACGCCGCCGACCTCGATACTGGCCGAGCCGCCGGTGGCGTGGCTCGACAAGGTGGTGGCGAAGAAGGGCACGGTCGAGGTGGCGAGGGCCTATCTGGAGTATCTCTACAGTCCTGAAGCACAGGACGTCATCGGGCGGCATCATTATCGCCCGGTCGATCCGGTGGCGGCGGCCAAATACGCCGTGCAGTTTCCGGGAGTGGCCCTGTCGACCATCCGTGATCTGGGGGGCTGGACGGCGGTTCAGGCCCGACATTTTGACGATGGCGGCGTGTTCGACCGGGTGACGCGGAAGTAG
- a CDS encoding TonB-dependent receptor, which translates to MSTYRSASKAGKVALALLAGASSLAFAAPVFAAPVFAADAPAADDAAASDNPITDVYITARRKSENLQKVPIAVSAISGEQLESAGVYNVENLQKVQPSLQFISSNPRNTATTIRGLGSGIGLTNDGLEQGVGIYVDEVFYARPGSAVVDLIDIERVEILRGPQGTLFGKNTTAGALNITTRAPSFTPEGRIEASVGDYGFLQTKISLSGPLSDTVAVRVAFGGTKRDGLFKNTYLSVKQNDVNSQVLRAQLLWQPSDKLNVRLSYDFAYQDPEANTQAFVRYGASLRAANRQFPALAAALNYAPPSTNPYDRLVDVNSPLEAKQVINGLSGTVNWDLGDVTLTLITAYRDWDWTPQNDRDYTSLSIRTKLNNPSEQQQISQEFRLASNGDRKINWVVGAYGFNQRVETNGVEQWGKDGAFWLIGTNVPSNLIDGMTSNTHVVTKVRSYALFGQLTWNVTDRFRITPGLRYTYEEKDGSFRQIVTGGLATTVPAQITAKNNIAPTYAYTADYQDDSPSGQINFAYDLTPTVLGYVNLSKGYKSGGINAAGVPVDANFQPFTASIVVKPEEVDTIEAGLKTQFWDKRATVNVAIYSTDVKDYQATVVDGNLGAIRPYLANIEKVEVRGVEVDGKFRPTDNLLIYGSVSYTDGKYASFKNGPAPLELQSSSSSVADLSGKDLPGVSEWAGSIGWEYNQPVTIGKLSGDAYFSGDVSYRSDWNSDPSVSKYTVVEASTIANFRVGYRASGGTEVFLWAKNAFNEEYLQFLSLQAGNSGAIYGQPGDPRSFGVTVRKAF; encoded by the coding sequence ATGTCTACCTACCGCTCCGCTTCGAAAGCGGGGAAGGTCGCGCTTGCCCTGTTGGCCGGTGCCTCTTCGCTCGCCTTTGCCGCCCCCGTGTTTGCTGCCCCTGTGTTTGCCGCTGATGCGCCCGCCGCCGATGACGCGGCCGCCAGCGATAACCCGATCACCGATGTTTACATTACCGCGCGCCGCAAAAGCGAAAACCTGCAGAAGGTGCCGATCGCCGTATCGGCCATATCGGGCGAGCAACTGGAATCCGCCGGCGTCTATAACGTCGAAAACCTGCAAAAGGTGCAGCCCAGCCTTCAGTTCATTTCATCCAACCCGCGCAATACGGCGACGACCATCCGCGGTCTGGGGTCGGGTATCGGCCTGACCAATGACGGGCTGGAGCAGGGCGTCGGCATCTATGTCGATGAAGTCTTTTATGCGCGCCCCGGCTCGGCCGTTGTCGATCTGATCGACATCGAGCGCGTGGAAATCCTGCGCGGCCCGCAAGGCACCCTGTTCGGCAAGAACACCACCGCCGGCGCGCTCAACATCACCACCCGCGCCCCCAGCTTTACGCCGGAAGGCCGCATCGAGGCCAGCGTCGGCGACTATGGCTTCCTGCAAACCAAGATCAGCCTGTCGGGTCCGCTCAGCGACACCGTGGCGGTGCGTGTCGCCTTCGGCGGCACCAAACGCGATGGCCTGTTCAAGAACACCTATCTGAGCGTCAAGCAGAACGACGTAAACAGTCAGGTTCTGCGCGCCCAACTGCTGTGGCAGCCGTCGGATAAGCTGAATGTGCGCCTGTCCTACGACTTCGCCTATCAGGACCCCGAAGCCAACACGCAGGCCTTTGTGCGCTACGGTGCGTCGCTGCGGGCGGCCAATCGTCAGTTCCCGGCATTGGCCGCAGCGCTCAACTATGCGCCGCCGTCCACCAACCCCTATGACCGTCTGGTTGACGTCAATTCGCCGCTGGAAGCCAAGCAGGTGATCAATGGCCTGTCGGGCACGGTCAACTGGGATCTGGGCGATGTCACCCTGACCTTGATCACGGCCTATCGCGACTGGGACTGGACGCCGCAGAACGACCGCGACTACACCTCGCTGTCGATCCGCACCAAGTTGAACAACCCGTCGGAGCAGCAGCAAATCTCTCAGGAGTTCCGTCTGGCCTCCAATGGCGACCGTAAGATCAACTGGGTGGTCGGGGCCTACGGCTTCAACCAGCGCGTCGAAACCAACGGCGTGGAACAGTGGGGCAAGGACGGTGCCTTCTGGCTGATCGGGACCAACGTGCCCTCGAACCTGATCGACGGGATGACCTCCAATACGCACGTGGTGACCAAGGTGCGCTCCTACGCCCTGTTCGGGCAACTGACCTGGAATGTCACGGATCGTTTCCGCATCACGCCGGGCCTGCGCTACACCTATGAGGAAAAGGACGGCAGCTTCCGTCAGATCGTCACGGGCGGGCTGGCCACCACGGTGCCGGCCCAGATCACGGCGAAGAACAATATCGCGCCGACCTATGCCTATACGGCGGACTATCAGGACGACAGCCCGTCGGGTCAGATCAACTTCGCCTACGACCTGACGCCGACCGTGCTGGGCTATGTCAATCTGTCGAAGGGCTACAAGTCGGGTGGCATCAATGCCGCCGGCGTGCCGGTCGACGCCAACTTCCAGCCCTTCACCGCCTCCATCGTGGTCAAGCCGGAAGAGGTGGACACCATCGAAGCGGGCCTGAAGACGCAGTTCTGGGACAAGCGCGCCACGGTCAATGTCGCGATCTACAGCACGGACGTCAAAGACTATCAGGCGACGGTCGTGGACGGCAATCTGGGGGCCATCCGTCCCTACCTGGCCAATATCGAGAAGGTCGAGGTCCGCGGCGTCGAAGTGGACGGCAAGTTCCGTCCGACCGACAACCTCCTGATCTATGGCTCGGTGAGCTATACCGACGGCAAATACGCTTCGTTCAAGAACGGCCCGGCGCCTCTGGAACTGCAATCGTCCAGTTCCTCGGTTGCCGACCTCAGCGGCAAGGACCTGCCCGGTGTGTCGGAGTGGGCCGGCTCGATCGGCTGGGAATATAATCAACCGGTGACGATCGGCAAGCTGAGCGGCGACGCCTATTTCAGCGGTGACGTCTCCTACCGCTCGGACTGGAACTCCGATCCGTCGGTGTCGAAATATACCGTGGTCGAAGCCTCGACCATCGCCAACTTCCGCGTCGGCTATCGCGCCAGCGGCGGCACCGAGGTCTTCCTGTGGGCCAAGAACGCCTTCAACGAAGAGTATCTGCAGTTCCTGAGCCTTCAGGCCGGTAACTCCGGGGCCATTTATGGCCAGCCCGGCGACCCGCGCAGCTTCGGCGTCACCGTGCGCAAGGCGTTCTGA
- a CDS encoding YezD family protein — translation MSPLHQLHPSRTLSEAEQHILNAISQIRYGSVEVVIHDSRIVQIEKSEKVRFETRREA, via the coding sequence ATGAGCCCTCTGCATCAACTGCACCCGTCGCGCACCCTGTCCGAGGCCGAGCAGCATATACTGAACGCCATCAGCCAGATCCGTTATGGGTCTGTCGAGGTCGTGATCCACGACTCGCGCATCGTTCAGATTGAAAAAAGCGAAAAGGTCCGTTTCGAGACCCGCCGCGAAGCCTGA